Proteins co-encoded in one Nonlabens agnitus genomic window:
- a CDS encoding SDR family NAD(P)-dependent oxidoreductase gives MSKNIVITGTSRGIGFELAQLFAGNGDQVMALSRKRDSIKDLNNNNITAVACDLASESSIAEAVDQIKNTFDRVDILVHNAGMLVNKPFTDLTKADFLNCYEVNVFGVSLLTQSLLPLMNAESHVVAISSMGGIQGSAKFPGLAAYSSAKAAVITLFELLAEEFKDNGPSFNTLALGAVQTEMLAEAFPGYEAPLQPKEMAQYIKDFALTGNKFYNGKTLEVSSSTP, from the coding sequence ATGAGTAAAAACATAGTGATTACTGGCACAAGCCGCGGCATAGGATTTGAGCTGGCACAACTTTTTGCTGGTAATGGTGATCAGGTTATGGCGCTTTCGCGAAAGCGAGATTCCATCAAAGATCTCAACAATAATAACATCACAGCCGTTGCTTGTGATCTTGCAAGCGAGTCCAGTATTGCAGAAGCCGTGGATCAAATCAAAAACACGTTCGATCGTGTCGATATCTTGGTTCATAACGCTGGAATGCTTGTTAATAAACCATTTACAGATTTGACCAAAGCAGATTTTCTAAACTGCTATGAAGTCAACGTTTTTGGTGTCTCCCTATTAACACAGTCCTTGTTACCATTAATGAATGCTGAATCGCACGTAGTCGCGATCAGCTCCATGGGCGGCATTCAAGGCAGTGCAAAATTCCCTGGACTTGCAGCATATTCTAGTGCAAAAGCAGCCGTTATCACACTCTTTGAGCTCCTTGCTGAAGAATTTAAAGACAACGGTCCGTCATTCAATACACTTGCCCTAGGCGCCGTACAAACCGAAATGCTTGCAGAGGCTTTCCCAGGCTACGAGGCACCACTGCAACCCAAAGAAATGGCCCAATACATCAAGGATTTTGCGCTTACTGGGAATAAGTTTTATAATGGTAAGACGTTGGAGGTAAGTAGTAGTACGCCGTAA
- a CDS encoding M20/M25/M40 family metallo-hydrolase: MKKMIFILMAATLVACGTSNRINQLSTETLTSKKQRVKLPSSNPTQIAIDVQYLSSDELQGRDTGSKGIELAATYLKERFESLGIEPYGDSYMHPFQTDKATGNNVVAVLNGSDKELMKETIVIGAHYDHIGIIQAVAGDSIANGANDNATGTASVLAVAEMFKKLDFNRRKVVFALFSAEEKGLVGSRELAKQMKVNGENVVAMINFEMTGTPMVGKNYIAYLTGYDTSNMGDIFNKENETRTVTAKLPAAAQMNLFARSDNYAFYEVFKVPSQTLSTFDFTNFNEYHKVGDDITGVNAQHMSQVVDATFPGIFFMANEQGLKLKAMTNE; this comes from the coding sequence ATGAAAAAAATGATTTTTATCCTAATGGCAGCAACTTTAGTTGCCTGTGGAACCTCTAATCGTATCAATCAATTGTCTACGGAAACGTTGACCAGTAAAAAGCAACGTGTTAAATTGCCATCGAGCAACCCTACGCAAATTGCGATTGATGTACAATATTTATCAAGTGATGAGCTTCAAGGACGCGATACGGGTAGTAAAGGAATTGAACTGGCAGCCACTTATCTCAAGGAACGTTTTGAATCACTAGGGATTGAGCCTTACGGAGATTCCTATATGCACCCGTTTCAAACCGATAAAGCAACTGGTAACAATGTGGTGGCTGTACTTAATGGCTCTGACAAGGAGTTGATGAAAGAAACCATCGTTATAGGTGCACATTACGATCATATAGGAATTATACAAGCAGTTGCTGGCGATAGCATCGCCAATGGTGCTAACGACAACGCTACGGGAACAGCGAGCGTTTTGGCGGTGGCAGAAATGTTCAAAAAGCTGGACTTTAACCGTCGCAAGGTGGTTTTTGCATTGTTCTCTGCTGAGGAAAAAGGCTTGGTAGGCTCTCGCGAGCTGGCTAAGCAAATGAAGGTCAATGGTGAGAATGTGGTCGCGATGATCAACTTTGAAATGACGGGAACTCCTATGGTTGGAAAGAATTACATCGCTTACTTAACAGGTTACGACACCTCAAACATGGGCGATATCTTCAATAAGGAAAATGAAACCCGAACCGTAACGGCAAAACTTCCTGCGGCAGCACAAATGAACCTTTTCGCAAGATCCGATAATTATGCGTTCTATGAAGTGTTTAAGGTGCCTTCACAAACGCTGAGCACCTTCGATTTTACCAATTTCAACGAATACCATAAAGTAGGTGACGACATCACAGGCGTCAATGCACAGCATATGTCGCAAGTCGTAGATGCCACTTTCCCTGGGATATTTTTTATGGCAAACGAGCAAGGTTTGAAATTGAAAGCAATGACAAATGAGTAA
- a CDS encoding pyruvate dehydrogenase complex dihydrolipoamide acetyltransferase, translating to MAEVINMPRLSDTMEEGVVATWLKKVGDKVEEGDILAEIETDKATMEFESFYNGTLLHIGVQEGETAPVDQLLCILGEEGEDISDLLDGSADAGKKESKEDELNSNESEADSQDEEESSNEESSADADSDDLPEGVEIITMPRLSDTMEEGTVASWLKKEGDEVAEGDILAEIETDKATMEFESFYKGTLLKIGIQEGETAAVDSLLAIIGPEGTDVSGIDIKGGSSGGAKKETKKEEPKKEEPKKESKSEPTADKKQQSVPDYSGPKESSKESTTQSNDGGRIFASPLAKKMAADKGIDLGSVKGTGENGRVTKKDIENYKPSASSAGSAAAQDYQPVGQEEWEEIPNSQMRKTIAKRLGQSKFTAPHYYLGLDLDMDNAIASRKAINELPDTKISFNDMVIKAAAMALRKHPKVNTSWTDAATKVAKHINIGVAVAVDDGLLVPVLPFADQMSMQQIGGKVRELAGKARDKKLQPKEMEGSTFTISNLGMFGITEFTSIINQPNSAIMSVGAIVQKPVVKDGQIVIGNVMKITLACDHRTVDGATGAAFLQTFKSYIENPIVMYV from the coding sequence ATGGCAGAAGTAATCAACATGCCACGCTTGAGCGACACCATGGAAGAAGGTGTGGTAGCAACGTGGTTGAAAAAAGTAGGAGATAAAGTAGAAGAAGGAGACATTCTTGCTGAAATTGAGACCGATAAGGCCACGATGGAGTTTGAATCGTTCTACAATGGAACCTTACTTCACATAGGAGTTCAAGAAGGTGAAACTGCACCGGTTGATCAATTGCTTTGTATTCTAGGTGAAGAAGGTGAGGATATTTCTGATTTATTGGACGGCTCAGCAGATGCTGGAAAGAAGGAGTCCAAGGAAGATGAATTGAATTCAAATGAATCTGAGGCAGATTCTCAAGATGAAGAAGAATCCAGCAATGAAGAAAGCTCTGCCGATGCAGATAGCGACGATCTTCCAGAAGGTGTAGAGATCATTACCATGCCACGATTGAGTGATACCATGGAAGAAGGTACAGTTGCATCATGGCTCAAAAAAGAAGGTGATGAGGTTGCTGAAGGCGATATCCTTGCTGAAATCGAGACCGACAAAGCTACTATGGAGTTCGAATCTTTTTATAAGGGTACCTTATTAAAGATTGGTATTCAAGAAGGTGAAACCGCTGCGGTAGATTCTCTACTAGCTATCATAGGCCCAGAAGGAACAGATGTTTCTGGAATTGATATTAAAGGTGGATCTTCAGGTGGAGCCAAAAAGGAAACAAAGAAAGAGGAGCCTAAAAAAGAAGAACCTAAAAAGGAATCAAAATCAGAACCAACTGCAGACAAGAAACAGCAGTCAGTTCCAGATTATTCTGGACCTAAGGAAAGTTCAAAAGAGTCTACAACTCAAAGCAACGATGGCGGTCGCATTTTTGCATCACCTCTTGCCAAGAAAATGGCGGCAGATAAAGGTATCGACCTAGGTTCTGTGAAGGGAACTGGAGAGAACGGTCGTGTAACCAAAAAAGATATTGAAAACTACAAGCCTAGTGCGTCCTCTGCAGGTTCTGCAGCAGCACAAGACTATCAGCCTGTAGGTCAGGAAGAATGGGAAGAAATTCCTAACTCACAAATGCGCAAGACGATCGCCAAGCGTTTGGGACAATCTAAATTCACGGCACCACATTACTATCTAGGTTTAGATCTAGATATGGATAACGCCATTGCAAGTCGCAAGGCGATCAATGAATTGCCAGATACTAAGATTAGCTTCAACGATATGGTGATTAAAGCAGCGGCTATGGCGTTGCGTAAACATCCTAAAGTAAACACCTCATGGACTGACGCAGCTACAAAAGTTGCAAAACACATTAATATAGGTGTTGCCGTAGCCGTTGATGACGGTTTGCTAGTACCTGTGTTGCCTTTTGCAGACCAAATGAGTATGCAGCAAATTGGTGGCAAGGTGAGAGAACTAGCTGGTAAGGCACGTGACAAGAAGCTACAACCTAAAGAAATGGAAGGAAGTACGTTCACTATTTCTAATTTGGGAATGTTCGGTATAACAGAGTTTACCTCGATCATCAATCAACCCAACAGTGCGATAATGTCGGTAGGCGCCATTGTTCAAAAACCAGTGGTCAAGGATGGTCAGATCGTTATAGGTAACGTGATGAAGATCACGCTAGCTTGTGATCATAGAACTGTAGATGGTGCTACTGGAGCAGCATTCTTGCAAACATTCAAATCTTATATTGAGAACCCTATCGTTATGTACGTATAG
- the pdhA gene encoding pyruvate dehydrogenase (acetyl-transferring) E1 component subunit alpha — protein MKKVTKEVLLNWYEDMLFWRKFEDKLAQVYIQQKVRGFLHLYNGQEAILAGALHAMELGKDKMITAYRNHVQPIGMGVDPKRVMAELYGKATGTSQGLGGSMHIFSKEFNFYGGHGIVGGQIPLGAGIAFGDKYHDRDAVTLTFFGDGAARQGSLHETFNLAMLWNLPVVFCVENNGYAMGTSVARTANHTDIWKLGLGYEMPCGPVDAMDPEKVAEAMHEAIERARSGGGPTFLELKTYRYRGHSMSDAQKYRTKDEVAEYQKIDPITQIKDRLMKEHDVKEDEIKAIDKRVKAKVSECEKFAEESPFPEKSLMYDAVYEQEDYPFLPSKL, from the coding sequence ATGAAAAAAGTAACTAAAGAAGTCTTACTGAACTGGTACGAGGACATGTTGTTCTGGAGAAAGTTTGAGGACAAACTGGCGCAGGTGTACATCCAGCAAAAAGTACGCGGATTCCTGCATCTTTACAACGGTCAGGAAGCGATACTTGCAGGTGCATTGCACGCAATGGAACTGGGCAAGGATAAAATGATTACAGCATACCGCAACCACGTACAGCCTATAGGAATGGGTGTGGACCCCAAGCGTGTTATGGCAGAACTTTATGGAAAAGCTACCGGTACATCGCAAGGTCTAGGTGGTTCCATGCACATATTCTCAAAAGAATTTAATTTTTATGGTGGTCACGGTATCGTTGGTGGGCAAATCCCGCTAGGTGCTGGTATCGCTTTTGGTGATAAATATCACGATCGTGATGCGGTGACTTTGACCTTTTTTGGTGATGGTGCTGCAAGACAAGGATCTCTTCACGAGACATTCAACCTTGCCATGTTATGGAATCTTCCCGTAGTATTTTGTGTGGAGAACAACGGTTATGCCATGGGAACCAGTGTCGCAAGAACTGCCAACCATACAGATATTTGGAAGCTAGGTTTAGGATATGAGATGCCATGTGGTCCAGTGGATGCCATGGATCCCGAGAAAGTAGCCGAGGCTATGCATGAAGCTATCGAGCGCGCGCGATCTGGCGGTGGACCAACATTCTTGGAGCTTAAAACATATCGTTATAGAGGTCACTCGATGAGTGATGCTCAAAAGTATCGTACTAAGGATGAGGTTGCAGAATACCAAAAAATTGACCCGATTACACAGATCAAGGATCGTTTAATGAAAGAGCACGATGTCAAGGAAGACGAGATCAAAGCAATCGACAAACGTGTCAAGGCAAAAGTTTCTGAATGTGAGAAGTTTGCAGAGGAGTCTCCATTCCCAGAGAAAAGCTTGATGTATGACGCTGTTTATGAACAGGAAGACTATCCATTTTTACCTTCAAAACTATAA
- the cdd gene encoding cytidine deaminase, translating into MKQITINTVIDVYDDLKELDPEAQKLMEQAIEARSNAYAPYSKFTVGCSLLLENGEIIKGNNQENAAYPSGLCAERVAIFAAGANYPGVAITRMAITASPIDDSFAKPVPPCGACRQSIAEYESRQQQPIEIFFMGASGTVARSNSLADLLPLIFDRNYL; encoded by the coding sequence ATCAAACAAATCACCATAAATACAGTCATCGACGTTTACGATGACTTGAAGGAGCTGGATCCAGAGGCACAAAAGCTTATGGAGCAAGCTATTGAAGCAAGGTCGAATGCCTATGCGCCATATTCCAAATTCACGGTAGGATGTTCGCTATTGTTGGAAAATGGCGAGATCATCAAAGGTAATAATCAGGAAAATGCAGCCTATCCGTCAGGATTGTGTGCAGAGCGAGTAGCCATATTTGCAGCCGGTGCAAACTATCCAGGAGTCGCCATTACGAGAATGGCCATTACCGCGAGCCCTATAGATGACAGTTTTGCAAAACCAGTGCCGCCTTGCGGTGCCTGTCGTCAGTCCATTGCAGAGTATGAGTCCAGACAGCAACAGCCTATTGAGATTTTCTTCATGGGAGCCTCCGGCACGGTTGCAAGATCCAACTCGCTGGCCGATTTATTGCCACTCATTTTTGACCGTAATTATCTTTAA
- the porV gene encoding type IX secretion system outer membrane channel protein PorV — MKRVFLQFLVVIMFFAGLLTSKAQVRTQDSRVVTTALPFLRIAGDPRSAGMGDMGVATSPDAWSQQWNPAKYSFMTREQAVGVAYTPYLGQLVNDIGIGQLAYANRINEQSAFAASLRYFGLGTIFITEDGETGFEENPNEFILDGSYSLKLSDQFSMAVTGRFLRSDLRFQATDQDASAASSFSVGISGYYQSEEVAIGDMYGRYRGGFNISNIGPKISYDVGGREDFLPTNLGLGGGVDFYLNDGFSKIGITAEFNKLLVPTPPIREDGDENDNGVPNEIIEGQEDDVSFFSGIFQSFGDAPGGFSEELKEVTWALGAEYTYDDSFSLRTGYFNEADEKGGRKFLSLGAGFKFSEINVDLSYLFSTSRVRSPLEGTLRFGLTFNFGDEYLEY, encoded by the coding sequence ATGAAAAGAGTTTTTTTACAGTTTTTAGTAGTCATAATGTTTTTTGCAGGTCTTTTGACGTCAAAAGCTCAAGTCAGAACTCAGGATTCTAGGGTAGTTACAACAGCACTACCTTTCTTGAGAATTGCAGGCGATCCTAGATCAGCTGGTATGGGAGACATGGGTGTTGCTACGAGCCCAGATGCTTGGAGCCAGCAATGGAATCCTGCTAAATATTCCTTCATGACTCGTGAGCAGGCGGTAGGAGTGGCTTACACACCTTACCTGGGACAGTTGGTAAATGATATAGGAATCGGTCAATTAGCCTATGCTAACCGTATCAATGAGCAAAGTGCTTTTGCAGCCAGTTTAAGATACTTTGGCTTGGGAACCATTTTTATTACTGAAGACGGAGAAACTGGATTTGAAGAAAATCCAAATGAATTTATACTTGATGGTTCCTACTCACTTAAATTATCAGACCAGTTTTCCATGGCGGTGACCGGTCGTTTTTTACGTAGTGATTTAAGATTCCAGGCCACTGATCAGGATGCCAGCGCGGCAAGCAGTTTTAGTGTTGGAATTTCTGGTTATTATCAAAGTGAAGAAGTGGCCATAGGCGATATGTATGGAAGGTATCGTGGTGGATTTAATATTTCCAACATCGGTCCAAAGATATCCTACGATGTAGGCGGTAGAGAAGATTTTCTACCTACTAACCTAGGATTAGGCGGTGGCGTTGACTTTTATCTCAACGATGGTTTTAGTAAAATAGGAATTACGGCAGAGTTTAATAAGCTCTTGGTTCCGACTCCACCTATTAGAGAAGATGGTGACGAAAATGATAATGGAGTACCTAATGAAATCATAGAAGGTCAAGAAGACGATGTAAGCTTTTTTAGCGGGATTTTCCAGTCCTTTGGTGACGCTCCAGGCGGCTTTTCTGAAGAGTTGAAAGAAGTTACTTGGGCTCTTGGTGCAGAATATACCTATGATGACAGTTTTTCTTTAAGAACAGGTTACTTTAATGAGGCAGATGAAAAGGGCGGTCGTAAATTCCTTTCCTTGGGAGCTGGCTTTAAGTTTTCAGAAATCAATGTAGATTTATCCTACTTATTCTCAACCAGTCGTGTAAGATCACCGCTTGAAGGAACCTTAAGATTTGGGTTGACCTTCAACTTTGGGGATGAGTACTTAGAATACTAG
- the porU gene encoding type IX secretion system sortase PorU, giving the protein MKHLSILVFLIITAMGTAQQQTINLEWNGSTALQIGDQSIDLPYFENGFVYESEKLNFSLLLSTNGKIDPLSAVFSNIDSQPIPNFELLDLDRSKIPTSAEMMLNNALSRKRNYVQIQMNPIYRSGNTYRRINSFTVSYTTAPPEAVAKNSSFTNSALASGDWYKFKVEKTGAHRITRGFLENLGMDVSRIDPRKLKIYGQGGTSMPLINQENLHYDPAQVAITVTGAEDGSFDNGDEILFYGIATDTEYVAENDSFINPYTDDSIYYITASGGDGKRILPQINAGGTPAVTYDYYQSTKFHEVDERNIGLIGRIWYGERFAIEPEQTFEFEFDNLITSRPATVRIATAAISDVVTRMTYTINGQALGNSTFTGLANDNNSVARRALLVDPNVTLSSGNVSVNLTYDNGGIPASQGYLDYIRIDAFESLTGTGEQFSFTVPEAATASGLGRYQLSNASEISEVWEVTDRFNITKIENTEGLSDFAFTSSLGTARKFIAVDRSDLYAPVSLRDSRVPNQNLKGTIFNDASGNFRDIDYLIITRPFLQSQAQRLANYHIRESNLNVKVVLLDQIYNEFSEGKQDISAIRNFVKYVYDNASDPSRRVQYLNMFGDASYDYKDRIPVEDNIVPSFLSANSTSLTSSYVTDDFFTYMDPQEGTVATNNLMDLAVGRMIVSTVQEAREMVDKIESYTSIPAFDRWRNNVTLIGDDVDEAGDAILQKSVNQLGDDIFSNRPDYNVRKILLDSYEQINTAGGPRYPEAVDDIKNAFEQGSLVINYFGHGNEDGLAQEFVITQTLAEQLRNPTTLPLFIAVTCEFTRYDNPQRVSGGERTYLNPNGGAIAIVATNRLIFISTGVTLNDTLDEYLFGFENVEPISMAEALRLAKTDPSLANNGTRRVVAFIGDPALKLAFPTPRVVLTQVNGQPVSTSEPLRALDRVSLSGEVRTISGNLINDYNGEVSITVFDKEIERTTLGNDGIVIGGTLEQIDFRQQGEVLFRGQATVENGLFSVDFVMPRDTQIPLGNGRISFYAKRANLPEDQNGFSEDVRIGGINENAPQDDLGPEIELFMNDRNFVSGGITDENPFILAFLNDVSGINTASGIGHDIIGIIDGDETNPFVLNDYYEADVDDFTSGKVYFPLRGIAPGLHTLTVKAWDTYNNSSTQEIQFVVASGDGIELTRVLNYPNPFTTYTEFWFNHNRPFEPLEVQVQVMTVTGKIVWTQNQSVTTSGFTSREITWDGVDDFGQRLGKGVYIYKITVKSTLSNETASKIEKLVIL; this is encoded by the coding sequence ATGAAGCACTTATCCATTCTCGTATTCCTTATTATTACTGCGATGGGCACTGCCCAGCAGCAAACGATCAATCTTGAATGGAATGGCAGCACCGCTTTACAAATAGGTGATCAAAGCATTGATTTGCCGTATTTTGAGAACGGATTTGTCTATGAATCTGAAAAGTTAAATTTTTCACTGCTTTTATCGACGAACGGTAAAATAGATCCATTATCGGCAGTTTTTTCCAATATTGACTCTCAACCTATCCCTAATTTTGAGCTGCTGGATCTCGATCGGTCTAAGATTCCTACCAGTGCAGAAATGATGTTGAATAATGCGCTTTCGCGAAAGCGTAATTACGTTCAAATTCAAATGAACCCTATATATAGATCAGGAAATACGTATCGCAGGATCAATTCTTTTACGGTGAGTTATACGACGGCACCACCGGAAGCGGTTGCCAAAAACAGCAGTTTTACCAACTCTGCTCTTGCTAGCGGTGACTGGTATAAATTCAAGGTGGAAAAAACAGGTGCGCATCGCATTACTCGCGGTTTTCTGGAAAACCTGGGAATGGATGTTTCTAGAATAGATCCCAGAAAACTTAAGATTTACGGACAAGGCGGTACGTCCATGCCACTTATCAATCAGGAGAATTTACATTATGATCCTGCTCAGGTTGCGATAACTGTTACCGGAGCAGAAGATGGAAGCTTTGATAATGGAGATGAGATTCTATTTTATGGTATTGCGACCGACACAGAATATGTGGCGGAGAATGACAGCTTCATCAACCCTTACACTGACGATTCTATCTATTACATCACTGCCAGTGGTGGTGATGGCAAACGTATTTTACCTCAAATCAATGCTGGTGGTACACCTGCAGTGACCTATGATTATTACCAATCAACCAAATTTCATGAGGTGGATGAACGCAATATAGGACTCATAGGACGCATATGGTATGGAGAACGATTTGCGATTGAACCAGAACAGACTTTTGAGTTTGAATTTGATAACCTTATTACTAGCCGTCCAGCGACAGTACGTATCGCTACTGCTGCTATTAGCGATGTAGTCACTAGAATGACTTACACGATTAATGGACAAGCGCTGGGTAATTCTACTTTTACTGGTTTGGCAAATGATAACAATTCGGTTGCTCGCAGGGCTTTGTTGGTCGATCCTAATGTGACACTTTCAAGTGGGAATGTGTCAGTGAATCTGACTTACGACAATGGTGGCATTCCTGCCTCCCAAGGCTATCTGGATTATATCAGGATTGATGCATTTGAGTCATTGACGGGAACTGGAGAGCAATTTAGCTTTACGGTGCCAGAAGCGGCAACTGCAAGCGGTTTAGGTAGATATCAGTTGAGCAATGCATCAGAGATAAGCGAAGTTTGGGAAGTAACCGATAGATTCAACATCACCAAGATTGAGAATACAGAAGGTTTAAGTGATTTCGCGTTTACCAGTTCATTAGGAACAGCAAGAAAATTTATAGCCGTAGACAGATCTGATCTTTATGCGCCAGTTTCACTAAGAGATTCAAGAGTGCCTAATCAAAACCTGAAAGGAACGATTTTTAATGATGCTTCTGGAAATTTTAGGGATATTGATTATTTAATCATCACACGACCATTCCTGCAAAGTCAGGCGCAACGACTGGCTAATTATCATATTAGAGAAAGCAATCTAAATGTAAAGGTGGTACTTCTAGATCAAATTTATAACGAGTTCTCTGAAGGCAAACAAGACATCAGCGCCATTAGGAATTTTGTTAAATACGTCTATGATAATGCATCAGATCCTTCCAGGAGAGTTCAATACTTGAACATGTTTGGTGATGCTAGTTATGATTATAAAGATCGCATTCCTGTAGAAGACAATATTGTTCCGTCTTTTCTTTCTGCAAATAGTACTTCCCTCACCAGTTCCTACGTAACTGATGATTTCTTCACCTATATGGATCCGCAGGAAGGTACGGTGGCGACCAATAATCTAATGGACCTTGCCGTAGGCCGTATGATTGTAAGTACGGTACAAGAAGCCAGAGAAATGGTAGATAAAATTGAAAGCTACACCTCAATTCCTGCATTTGACAGATGGCGTAATAATGTTACCTTAATAGGAGATGATGTAGATGAAGCTGGTGATGCCATCCTGCAAAAAAGTGTCAATCAGCTGGGTGATGATATTTTTAGTAATAGGCCTGATTATAACGTTCGTAAAATATTACTGGACAGCTATGAACAAATCAATACAGCTGGAGGTCCACGATATCCAGAGGCAGTGGACGATATCAAAAATGCCTTTGAACAAGGATCGCTAGTGATCAATTATTTTGGACATGGTAATGAAGATGGACTTGCCCAGGAGTTTGTAATTACTCAAACGTTGGCAGAGCAGCTTAGAAACCCTACCACTTTACCGTTATTCATAGCAGTAACTTGTGAGTTTACCAGATATGATAATCCGCAACGGGTAAGTGGTGGAGAACGCACCTATTTGAATCCTAATGGTGGTGCCATCGCTATTGTTGCCACGAATAGATTGATTTTTATATCTACTGGTGTGACTTTGAATGATACACTGGATGAATATCTTTTTGGGTTTGAGAATGTCGAGCCTATTTCTATGGCGGAAGCTTTGCGTCTTGCCAAAACAGATCCATCGTTAGCTAATAACGGGACCAGAAGAGTCGTGGCATTTATAGGCGATCCAGCATTAAAATTGGCTTTTCCTACTCCTAGAGTAGTTTTAACTCAAGTCAATGGGCAACCTGTTAGTACCAGTGAGCCTCTTAGAGCATTGGATCGTGTTAGCCTTTCTGGTGAGGTCAGAACAATTTCAGGTAACCTAATCAATGATTATAATGGTGAAGTAAGTATTACCGTTTTTGATAAAGAGATTGAGCGAACTACCTTAGGAAACGATGGCATTGTCATAGGTGGAACCCTAGAGCAAATTGATTTTAGGCAGCAAGGTGAAGTGCTCTTTAGAGGGCAAGCCACCGTAGAAAATGGTTTGTTTAGTGTGGATTTTGTGATGCCTCGCGATACACAGATTCCTTTAGGAAATGGACGAATTTCCTTTTACGCTAAACGAGCCAACCTACCTGAAGATCAAAATGGATTTTCTGAAGATGTTCGTATAGGTGGAATTAATGAAAATGCACCGCAGGATGATTTGGGTCCAGAAATAGAGTTATTCATGAACGACCGCAACTTCGTTTCGGGCGGTATTACAGATGAAAATCCTTTTATTTTAGCTTTTTTAAATGATGTAAGTGGCATCAATACGGCCAGCGGTATAGGACACGATATCATAGGGATCATAGACGGCGACGAGACAAATCCATTTGTACTCAATGATTATTATGAGGCAGATGTAGACGACTTTACATCTGGAAAGGTATATTTTCCATTGCGTGGTATCGCTCCAGGTTTACATACCTTGACGGTTAAAGCTTGGGATACCTATAATAATAGCTCCACCCAAGAAATTCAATTTGTTGTGGCCAGTGGTGATGGTATCGAGTTGACTCGAGTGCTCAATTACCCTAATCCATTCACGACTTACACTGAGTTCTGGTTCAACCATAATCGACCTTTTGAACCTTTAGAAGTTCAAGTGCAGGTGATGACGGTTACAGGAAAAATTGTTTGGACTCAAAATCAATCGGTAACCACATCTGGATTTACTTCCAGAGAAATTACTTGGGATGGCGTGGATGATTTTGGACAACGTTTAGGAAAAGGTGTTTACATTTATAAGATTACCGTAAAAAGCACGTTATCCAATGAGACTGCGAGTAAAATCGAGAAACTCGTCATTCTATAA